The Prevotella sp. oral taxon 299 str. F0039 genome has a segment encoding these proteins:
- a CDS encoding transglycosylase SLT domain-containing protein, with protein MNNYFKRVILIFGLIVATNVLVFGAKKNENNIKKEFNWEPIIEAIIHVESKGDPNAKSGNSVGVLQITPILVAECNNIMKMRNNSKRYSLKDRFSIAKSKEMFLTIQSFHNPMNNVERAIRSWNGGMKYRMKRTQKYFEKVMRALNKKQ; from the coding sequence ATGAATAATTATTTTAAACGTGTAATTTTAATTTTTGGATTAATTGTAGCGACAAATGTGTTGGTTTTTGGTGCAAAGAAGAACGAGAACAACATAAAAAAAGAGTTTAATTGGGAACCTATTATCGAGGCAATTATACATGTTGAGAGTAAAGGAGACCCCAATGCGAAGAGTGGAAACTCTGTAGGTGTATTGCAAATAACACCAATTTTAGTTGCAGAATGCAACAATATCATGAAGATGCGTAATAATAGTAAACGCTACTCGTTGAAAGATCGCTTTAGTATTGCTAAATCAAAAGAAATGTTTTTAACTATTCAATCTTTTCATAACCCCATGAATAACGTTGAAAGAGCGATTCGTTCGTGGAATGGTGGAATGAAATATAGGATGAAAAGAACACAGAAATATTTTGAAAAAGTGATGAGAGCATTAAATAAGAAGCAATAA
- a CDS encoding S8 family serine peptidase has translation MKQYFIYASLALLCWSCQDSTIINENETPHSVSSTKQIEDNIINVKFTKEIISQIDNNRNQLTLPTGNAQLDNYLSSIGAEKVTRTFPYAGKYEATQKEEGLNLWYTITLNHTKNAVTRALNNNKNSNITQVVEPVYIPILENYTTVEVSKNTTRTISDSPFDDPYWSLQWNLHNKGNIGNYTDTEGKKIISSIKDADINVINAWQQTKGNPNVIVAVVDGGVDIEHEDLKDNIWVNDGEIPNNGIDDDNNGYIDDVNGYNFVDYNGTIIPQDHGTHVAGTIAAKNNNNKGICGIAGGDETPNSGARIMVCQIFKPNPKYNPNNPKSIKDIPTRSANATAAAIVYGANNGALISQNSWGYDSDVEEEPQVIHDAIDYFIKHAGSKPNSLMKGGIVFFAAGNSSSEKKEYPGANEDVIAVASATPNYSAAWYSNYGNWVDIIAPGGSSPYNNYFPFQKEKPTSEILSTLPSKDNVSKYGYLQGTSMACPHMSGIAALAISKFGSSTFTAEELKQRILSGVKPIDLRNYNESKYTNKLGIGYADAALTLEEYEMNTLASIPQFVPSETQSGCTSIQLGITSSSVTKDNTFRYRIYYSTQPLVSVDNNTDNISYRDIPVYYNTGNNKLKVIIDELQPGTKYYFAVKTFARNGKASNLVIYNGSIQTLVNTAPEIIADKNVSQPFKVAGKDTLHFTFKIIDKENHAFTYEISKKPFIDIESKKEEASVIVWGEKMSEGNNSFIITAKDELGALRTLEIFFVKEKDNAPNLSTFIRNIYLEKGEEKTIPLTSFIIDEDPKSVKLDIKNQLYNSVKASIKDHILTIKGEQLGESTLSLLLTDKHNQTSSIDITPYVYMNKGILSLFPTIAHKNVYIKLSNKIQDNVKIEIRNSANKMVFEQNYNASALNSSKNILHINTTSFMPGRYQVVLKAKNQQYQEYFFKQ, from the coding sequence ATGAAGCAATATTTTATATATGCATCTCTTGCACTTCTATGTTGGTCGTGTCAAGATAGCACAATTATAAACGAAAATGAAACCCCTCATTCTGTATCTTCTACTAAACAGATTGAAGACAACATCATTAACGTTAAGTTTACAAAAGAGATTATCTCCCAGATAGATAACAATAGAAACCAGCTCACTTTGCCAACTGGCAATGCACAACTAGACAACTATCTTTCTTCTATAGGAGCAGAAAAAGTCACTAGAACTTTTCCTTATGCAGGTAAGTACGAAGCAACCCAAAAAGAAGAAGGTTTGAACTTGTGGTACACAATCACTCTTAATCACACTAAGAATGCAGTTACTAGAGCTTTAAACAACAATAAGAATAGCAATATCACACAAGTTGTAGAACCTGTATATATCCCTATTCTAGAAAATTACACCACAGTAGAGGTTTCAAAGAACACAACACGCACCATTTCTGATTCTCCTTTTGACGATCCCTATTGGTCTCTTCAATGGAATTTGCACAACAAAGGAAATATAGGAAACTATACAGATACTGAAGGAAAGAAGATTATTAGTTCAATAAAAGATGCAGATATAAATGTTATTAATGCTTGGCAACAAACAAAAGGAAATCCTAATGTTATTGTTGCAGTAGTTGATGGCGGTGTAGATATTGAGCATGAAGATCTTAAAGACAATATATGGGTGAATGATGGAGAAATTCCTAACAATGGAATAGACGATGACAACAACGGCTATATTGATGATGTTAACGGTTATAATTTCGTAGACTATAATGGAACAATAATACCTCAAGATCATGGAACACATGTTGCAGGAACCATTGCAGCAAAAAATAATAACAACAAAGGTATCTGTGGTATAGCTGGAGGCGATGAAACTCCCAACTCTGGAGCACGCATTATGGTTTGCCAAATATTCAAACCCAATCCTAAATACAATCCAAATAATCCCAAATCAATTAAAGATATTCCTACAAGAAGTGCTAATGCAACTGCTGCCGCAATTGTTTATGGAGCCAATAATGGTGCTCTAATCAGTCAAAACTCTTGGGGATATGATAGTGATGTTGAAGAAGAGCCACAAGTTATTCATGATGCTATAGATTATTTCATTAAACATGCAGGTTCAAAACCTAACTCTTTAATGAAAGGAGGAATAGTTTTCTTTGCTGCAGGAAACTCAAGTAGTGAGAAAAAAGAATATCCAGGAGCTAATGAAGATGTTATTGCAGTTGCATCTGCCACTCCTAATTACTCTGCAGCATGGTATAGTAATTATGGAAATTGGGTGGATATTATTGCACCTGGCGGTAGTAGTCCATATAATAACTATTTTCCTTTTCAGAAAGAAAAACCCACATCTGAAATATTAAGTACACTTCCTTCAAAAGACAATGTAAGTAAATATGGTTATCTTCAAGGAACATCTATGGCATGTCCTCACATGTCTGGAATTGCGGCTCTTGCGATTTCTAAGTTTGGAAGCAGTACTTTCACAGCTGAAGAACTAAAACAACGCATTCTTTCAGGAGTGAAGCCCATTGATTTAAGAAACTATAATGAAAGTAAATACACCAATAAACTGGGTATAGGCTATGCAGATGCTGCTCTAACACTTGAAGAGTACGAAATGAACACACTTGCCTCTATTCCACAATTTGTACCAAGTGAAACTCAAAGTGGTTGTACTTCTATTCAGCTAGGAATAACCAGTAGTTCTGTTACCAAAGATAATACATTCAGATATCGAATTTATTATTCTACACAGCCTCTTGTTTCTGTAGATAATAACACAGACAATATTTCGTATAGAGATATTCCTGTTTACTATAACACTGGCAATAACAAACTAAAAGTAATAATTGATGAATTACAACCAGGAACGAAATATTACTTTGCTGTGAAGACATTTGCTCGTAATGGTAAAGCATCAAACCTAGTTATATATAATGGCTCAATACAAACTCTTGTTAATACGGCACCTGAAATTATTGCAGACAAGAATGTTTCTCAACCATTTAAAGTTGCAGGAAAAGATACATTACACTTTACTTTCAAGATTATAGATAAAGAGAATCATGCCTTTACATACGAAATATCTAAAAAACCATTCATAGATATTGAGTCCAAGAAAGAAGAAGCCTCTGTTATAGTATGGGGAGAAAAGATGTCTGAAGGCAATAATTCATTCATCATTACAGCTAAAGATGAGTTAGGTGCTTTGAGAACTCTTGAGATTTTCTTTGTAAAAGAAAAGGATAACGCTCCAAATCTCAGCACTTTCATACGTAACATCTACCTTGAAAAGGGAGAAGAAAAAACAATTCCACTAACCTCTTTCATCATTGATGAAGACCCTAAGAGTGTTAAATTAGACATAAAGAATCAGTTATATAACAGCGTTAAAGCATCTATCAAAGATCACATTCTTACCATCAAAGGTGAGCAACTTGGTGAATCGACTCTTTCGTTGTTACTTACTGATAAGCATAACCAAACTAGTAGCATTGACATTACACCTTATGTGTATATGAATAAAGGCATACTTAGTTTGTTTCCAACAATTGCTCACAAGAATGTCTATATCAAACTTAGCAACAAGATACAAGACAATGTGAAGATTGAGATACGCAATAGTGCCAATAAAATGGTGTTTGAACAAAACTATAATGCATCAGCTCTCAATTCATCTAAAAATATTTTACACATCAATACTACATCTTTCATGCCTGGTAGATATCAAGTGGTATTGAAAGCAAAGAACCAACAATATCAAGAATATTTCTTTAAACAATAA
- a CDS encoding AraC family transcriptional regulator, protein MSNKVQFNTNKIYNSEIPNYCKRINFETLNGLKNNIIKLIVKKKKYRDRCYNINKLSKELNTNTRYISATFNVIWNTNYNGYVNKYRVLEAKKLLMDSNFAHLSIEDVWIQVGFSNRQSFFKSFKTLMGISPKQFKMQNQANQKE, encoded by the coding sequence ATGTCAAATAAGGTGCAATTCAATACAAACAAGATATACAACTCTGAAATACCAAATTATTGTAAGAGAATTAATTTTGAAACGCTCAATGGTTTGAAAAATAATATTATTAAGTTGATTGTTAAAAAGAAAAAATATCGTGATAGATGCTATAACATCAATAAATTATCAAAAGAACTTAACACCAACACCCGTTATATTTCAGCCACTTTCAATGTCATTTGGAACACCAACTACAATGGTTATGTAAACAAATATCGTGTTTTAGAGGCAAAAAAACTACTGATGGATTCAAATTTCGCTCATCTTTCAATAGAGGATGTGTGGATACAAGTTGGTTTTTCAAATCGTCAATCATTTTTTAAAAGCTTTAAAACACTTATGGGAATATCACCCAAACAATTTAAAATGCAAAATCAAGCAAATCAAAAAGAATAG
- a CDS encoding adenylosuccinate synthase — protein MNTAKVDVLLGLQWGDEGKGKVVDVLTPQYDVIARFQGGPNAGHTLEFEGEKYVLRSIPSGIFQGGKVNIIGNGVVLAPDLFMQEVKELEKSGHNLKDRLKISTKAHLIMPTHRLIDAAQEAKKGKNKVGTTGKGIGPTYTDKISRTGLRVGDILDNFKEKYEAHKAAHLDQLKALHYTDFDITEIEKTWLEGIEFMKNFQFVEGEYAVNNYLKEGKSVLCEGAQGTMLDVDFGSYPFVTSSNTICSGACSGLGIGPNKIGDVFGIMKAYCTRVGSGPFPTELFNEEGKQIRDLGHEYGAVTGRERRCGWIDLVALKYAIMINGVTKLIMMKSDVLDTFATIKACVAYNINGKITTELPYDLSKDVEPVYKEIKGWQTDLTQCTSEEQLPQAFLDYITFLEKELETPISIVSVGPDRAQTITRKQ, from the coding sequence ATGAACACAGCAAAAGTTGACGTTCTACTAGGTTTACAGTGGGGCGATGAAGGTAAAGGAAAAGTCGTTGACGTATTAACTCCACAATATGATGTTATTGCACGCTTCCAAGGAGGCCCCAATGCAGGTCATACTTTAGAGTTTGAAGGAGAGAAATATGTGCTCCGTAGCATTCCATCAGGAATATTCCAAGGAGGAAAAGTCAACATCATTGGTAATGGAGTTGTGCTTGCACCAGACTTGTTTATGCAAGAAGTAAAAGAGTTAGAGAAAAGCGGTCACAACCTAAAAGATCGTCTTAAGATCTCTACCAAAGCACATCTCATAATGCCAACTCATCGCCTTATCGATGCAGCTCAAGAGGCAAAGAAAGGTAAAAATAAAGTAGGTACAACAGGAAAGGGTATCGGTCCTACCTATACAGACAAAATAAGTAGAACAGGTTTGCGTGTTGGTGACATCTTAGATAACTTCAAAGAAAAATACGAAGCACATAAAGCAGCCCACCTAGACCAACTTAAAGCATTGCACTATACCGACTTCGACATTACAGAAATTGAGAAAACGTGGCTTGAAGGAATTGAGTTTATGAAAAATTTCCAATTTGTTGAAGGCGAATATGCTGTAAACAACTACTTAAAAGAAGGTAAATCTGTTCTTTGTGAAGGTGCTCAAGGAACAATGTTAGATGTAGACTTTGGTTCTTATCCTTTTGTAACTTCATCTAATACTATATGCTCTGGTGCTTGTTCAGGATTGGGCATAGGTCCTAATAAAATTGGAGATGTGTTCGGAATTATGAAAGCTTACTGCACAAGAGTAGGCTCTGGCCCATTCCCTACAGAGCTTTTCAATGAAGAAGGCAAACAAATTAGAGACTTAGGACATGAATATGGCGCAGTAACAGGACGTGAACGTCGCTGCGGTTGGATTGACCTTGTTGCATTGAAATATGCTATTATGATTAATGGAGTAACCAAGTTAATCATGATGAAGAGTGATGTCCTCGACACATTCGCAACCATTAAGGCATGTGTTGCATACAACATCAATGGTAAGATCACAACAGAACTTCCTTACGACCTATCAAAAGATGTTGAACCTGTGTACAAAGAGATTAAAGGTTGGCAAACAGATTTAACTCAATGTACCAGCGAAGAGCAGCTTCCTCAAGCCTTCTTAGATTATATTACTTTCCTTGAAAAAGAATTAGAAACCCCAATTTCAATTGTATCAGTTGGTCCAGACAGAGCTCAGACCATAACAAGAAAACAATAA
- a CDS encoding dihydrofolate reductase produces MDKFNYIDERFADIQILRYQLHGFNSLNAQQKALIYYLSQATLWGRDITTDQFGKYNLRIRKTLEAVYLHYKGNKECNDFKALTTYLKQVWFANGIHHHYGGEKFIPQFSEEFFREAVNEIDKAHLPLDNSSSVSELLDTICPVIFNPSLHAKKVNKTDGIDIVKESAVNYYENVTQQEVEQYYASLNNPAHSQAPSYGLNSKLVKVDGQLTELVWKEGGLYGCAIEHITYWLDKARSVAENEQQRKVIDLLIEYYKTGDLELFDQYSIEWLKEQEGMVDFINGFIEVYSDPLGLKASWEGLVEYKDIEATKRTRLISDNAQWFEDHSPVNSQFKKKTVKGVTANVICAAMLGGDEYPSTAIGINLPNADWIRAQYGSKSVTIGNITDAYNKASHGNGFDEEFVADSETLALIQQYGDKCDDLHTDLHECLGHGSGQLLPGVDSNALKSYGNVIEEARADLFGLYYIADDKLVELGLLPNKEAHKSQYYTYLMNGLLTQLVRINEGNDIEEAHMRNRALIARWVHKHSEGAVEIIKKNNKSFVIVNDYGKLRILFATLLAEIQRIKSEGDFEAARELVEEYAVKIEPQLHKEIRERYQKLNLAPYKGFVNPLLTPVFDNSNNIIDVKVEYNESYTQQMLRYSQTYSALQ; encoded by the coding sequence ATGGATAAATTCAATTATATAGACGAACGTTTTGCTGATATTCAAATACTTAGATATCAGCTTCACGGCTTTAATAGTCTAAACGCTCAACAAAAAGCGTTGATTTATTATCTATCTCAAGCCACATTATGGGGTAGAGACATCACAACCGACCAATTCGGAAAATACAATCTGCGCATAAGAAAAACGTTGGAAGCTGTATATTTACACTATAAAGGAAACAAAGAATGTAATGATTTCAAAGCTCTTACAACCTATCTAAAACAAGTTTGGTTTGCAAATGGAATTCACCATCACTATGGAGGCGAAAAGTTTATCCCTCAATTTAGTGAGGAGTTTTTTAGAGAAGCTGTTAATGAGATAGATAAAGCGCATCTACCTCTCGACAACAGCAGTTCTGTCAGCGAGTTATTAGATACGATTTGCCCCGTCATCTTTAATCCTTCACTCCATGCCAAAAAAGTGAACAAAACCGATGGTATTGACATTGTCAAAGAATCGGCAGTAAACTATTACGAAAATGTAACTCAACAAGAAGTTGAACAATACTATGCTTCGCTCAATAATCCTGCTCATTCTCAGGCTCCTTCATACGGATTAAATAGTAAGTTGGTAAAAGTTGATGGGCAATTAACTGAATTGGTTTGGAAAGAAGGTGGTTTATATGGATGTGCTATCGAACATATTACCTATTGGTTAGATAAAGCTCGCAGTGTTGCAGAAAACGAACAGCAACGAAAGGTGATAGATCTTCTAATTGAATATTATAAGACTGGTGACTTAGAACTATTCGATCAATATTCTATTGAATGGCTTAAAGAGCAAGAAGGAATGGTTGATTTCATCAATGGCTTTATCGAAGTGTATAGCGATCCATTAGGTCTTAAAGCATCATGGGAAGGCTTAGTAGAATATAAAGATATAGAAGCTACCAAGCGCACCCGTCTTATTAGCGACAATGCTCAATGGTTTGAAGATCATTCTCCTGTAAATTCTCAATTCAAAAAGAAAACCGTAAAGGGAGTAACTGCCAATGTTATTTGTGCAGCAATGCTGGGTGGAGACGAATATCCCTCAACTGCTATCGGTATAAACCTACCTAATGCAGATTGGATTAGAGCACAATATGGCAGTAAGAGCGTAACTATAGGAAATATCACCGATGCTTATAATAAGGCATCACACGGCAATGGATTTGATGAAGAGTTTGTTGCCGATAGTGAAACTTTGGCTCTCATACAGCAATATGGCGACAAATGCGATGATCTTCATACTGATTTACACGAATGTTTAGGTCATGGTAGTGGTCAATTGCTACCTGGTGTAGATTCTAATGCGCTCAAATCGTATGGTAATGTTATTGAGGAAGCTCGTGCAGACCTATTTGGTTTGTATTATATTGCAGACGATAAACTTGTTGAATTGGGTCTTCTTCCGAATAAAGAGGCTCACAAATCACAATATTACACCTACTTAATGAATGGTCTTCTTACACAACTTGTAAGAATAAACGAAGGTAACGATATTGAAGAAGCACACATGAGAAATCGTGCTTTAATTGCTCGTTGGGTGCATAAACATTCTGAAGGTGCTGTAGAAATTATCAAGAAAAATAATAAGAGCTTTGTGATTGTTAATGATTACGGCAAACTTAGGATTCTATTTGCTACTCTTCTTGCAGAAATTCAACGTATAAAGAGTGAAGGAGACTTTGAGGCTGCTCGTGAATTAGTGGAAGAATATGCCGTAAAAATAGAGCCTCAACTTCATAAGGAAATTAGAGAAAGATACCAAAAACTAAATCTTGCTCCTTATAAAGGTTTTGTCAACCCATTATTAACACCAGTATTTGATAATTCTAATAATATTATCGATGTAAAAGTTGAATACAACGAAAGCTATACTCAACAAATGTTACGTTATTCACAAACATACTCTGCATTACAATGA
- a CDS encoding DNA alkylation repair protein: protein MKEETNDKIKAIKQSFRLFMDGAVAQSMRNKGVNYHINWGIPVTRLKEMAIPYGKDYDLAIELWKENIRECKILATLIMPLEQMLPEVVDIWMEQTPSQELAEIACFNLYQHLDFAPILAYKWMASNNELEQLCGYLILTRLFMKGQEPNERGINEFLDQAYSAIQTDNMGLKRAIHNCLLRFTELDEEYLEMAQKAFKPLQIEF, encoded by the coding sequence ATGAAAGAAGAAACAAACGATAAAATAAAAGCCATTAAACAATCGTTCCGCCTCTTTATGGACGGAGCTGTGGCACAATCAATGCGCAACAAAGGCGTTAATTATCACATAAACTGGGGCATTCCTGTAACTCGTTTGAAAGAAATGGCAATCCCTTATGGAAAAGATTATGACTTAGCCATTGAGCTTTGGAAAGAGAATATACGTGAGTGTAAAATTCTTGCAACACTCATTATGCCCCTAGAACAAATGCTTCCTGAAGTTGTTGATATATGGATGGAACAAACTCCATCGCAAGAATTAGCCGAAATAGCATGCTTCAATTTGTATCAACACTTAGACTTTGCTCCAATTTTGGCATACAAATGGATGGCTTCGAACAATGAACTTGAGCAATTATGTGGCTATTTGATACTTACAAGACTCTTTATGAAAGGGCAAGAACCAAATGAACGAGGTATTAATGAGTTTCTCGACCAAGCCTATTCTGCAATTCAAACAGACAACATGGGCTTGAAACGAGCAATACACAATTGCTTACTTAGATTTACAGAGTTAGATGAAGAATATCTTGAAATGGCGCAAAAAGCATTCAAGCCACTTCAGATAGAATTCTAA
- the hisS gene encoding histidine--tRNA ligase, whose protein sequence is MANKPNIPKGTRDFSPLEMIKRNYIFNTIKDVYKLYGFQQIETPAMESLQTLMGKYGDEGDKLLFKILNSGDYLKKVSDDELLQRNPLKLAPQLCEKGLRYDLTVPFARYVVMHREELQMPFKRYQIQPVWRADRPQKGRYREFYQCDADIVGSDSLLNEVELVQIIDTVFTKFGIRVQIKINNRKILTGIAEVIGEAEKIIDITVAIDKLDKIGIDNVNKELKENGISDEAITKLQPIIALKGSNEDKLNTLQEVLSTSEIGLKGIEETRYILNKLSSVNTQNEIELDLTLARGLNYYTGAIFEVKALDVAIGSITGGGRYDNLTGIFGMPGISGVGISFGADRIYDVLNTLDLYPRESAEQTQILFINFGEEEVDYCLPIATQLRTNGVFTEVFPDNTKMKKQMNYANAKQIPFVVIAGENEIKEGKLTLKNMLTGEQSLLTKEELIAKFQ, encoded by the coding sequence ATGGCAAACAAACCAAATATACCTAAAGGCACAAGAGATTTCTCTCCTTTAGAGATGATTAAACGAAACTATATATTCAATACCATCAAAGATGTGTATAAATTATATGGTTTCCAACAAATCGAAACACCTGCAATGGAATCATTACAAACCCTCATGGGTAAGTATGGAGATGAGGGAGACAAGCTTCTCTTCAAGATACTTAACTCGGGAGATTACCTTAAAAAGGTTTCAGACGATGAACTATTGCAACGCAATCCTCTAAAACTTGCACCTCAACTATGCGAAAAAGGCTTGAGATATGACTTGACGGTTCCTTTCGCTAGATACGTTGTTATGCATAGAGAGGAACTTCAAATGCCTTTCAAACGCTACCAAATACAACCTGTTTGGCGTGCAGACAGACCTCAAAAAGGGCGTTACAGAGAGTTTTATCAATGTGATGCCGACATTGTTGGTTCTGATTCTCTTCTAAATGAAGTTGAGTTGGTGCAAATTATAGATACTGTTTTCACCAAATTTGGAATCAGAGTACAAATCAAAATCAACAATAGAAAGATTCTAACTGGTATTGCTGAGGTGATAGGTGAAGCTGAAAAGATTATTGACATTACTGTTGCTATAGACAAACTCGATAAAATTGGCATCGATAATGTTAACAAAGAACTAAAAGAAAATGGTATAAGCGACGAGGCAATTACAAAGCTTCAGCCCATTATTGCATTGAAAGGTAGTAATGAAGACAAGCTTAATACCCTACAAGAAGTTCTTTCTACATCTGAGATTGGCTTAAAAGGAATTGAAGAAACACGCTATATTCTTAATAAATTGTCATCTGTTAATACTCAAAACGAAATTGAACTCGATTTAACTCTTGCACGTGGACTAAACTATTACACAGGTGCTATATTCGAAGTAAAAGCTCTTGATGTTGCAATTGGCAGTATTACAGGTGGTGGACGCTATGATAATTTAACAGGAATATTTGGAATGCCAGGTATAAGTGGCGTTGGAATTAGCTTTGGTGCAGATAGAATATACGACGTTCTGAATACTCTCGACCTATATCCACGTGAGAGTGCAGAACAAACCCAAATTCTTTTCATCAACTTTGGTGAAGAAGAAGTAGACTATTGTCTTCCTATCGCAACCCAACTCCGCACCAATGGAGTTTTCACAGAAGTATTTCCAGACAATACCAAGATGAAAAAACAAATGAATTATGCTAATGCAAAGCAGATCCCATTTGTTGTTATTGCTGGAGAAAACGAAATAAAGGAAGGCAAACTAACTCTAAAGAATATGCTCACCGGTGAGCAATCACTTCTTACAAAAGAAGAACTGATTGCAAAGTTTCAATAA